In one window of Hevea brasiliensis isolate MT/VB/25A 57/8 chromosome 10, ASM3005281v1, whole genome shotgun sequence DNA:
- the LOC110634464 gene encoding zinc-finger homeodomain protein 2 has protein sequence MEFEDQEEHEEEEEMELPASYDSLGNSSRVKMMSLGGEQAATGAGPVQSTKPRYRECLKNHAVGIGGHALDGCGEFMAAGAEGTLDALKCAACNCHRNFHRKETNDSTTPGGELFFHGHPHPHHLHPQVPQFAPYYRTPAGYLHVAPPQQRPLALPSTSGGQSREDQEDVSNPSGGLFGGGSGGGSSRKRFRTKFTQEQKERMLALAERLGWRIQKDDETAVQHFCNETGVKRHVLKVWMHNNKHTLGKRP, from the coding sequence ATGGAGTTTGAGGATCAGGAAGAgcatgaggaggaagaggagatGGAGTTGCCGGCGAGTTACGACTCGTTGGGTAATTCTTCCCGAGTCAAAATGATGAGCTTAGGAGGTGAACAAGCAGCGACTGGAGCAGGACCGGTTCAGTCCACGAAGCCAAGGTATAGAGAGTGTTTAAAGAACCACGCGGTGGGGATCGGTGGGCATGCGCTGGATGGGTGTGGCGAGTTCATGGCCGCTGGAGCTGAAGGAACGCTAGACGCGCTGAAATGTGCCGCGTGTAACTGCCACAGAAACTTCCACCGCAAAGAAACCAACGACTCGACAACTCCAGGGGGAGAACTATTCTTCCACGGCCATCCTCACCCACATCACCTTCATCCTCAGGTGCCGCAATTCGCACCGTATTACAGGACCCCAGCAGGATACCTCCACGTTGCTCCACCACAACAACGGCCATTAGCATTGCCATCAACTTCAGGAGGTCAGAGTAGGGAGGATCAAGAAGATGTGTCGAATCCAAGTGGGGGCCTATTTGGAGGTGGCAGTGGTGGTGGGTCGTCGAGGAAGAGGTTTAGAACCAAGTTCACGCAGGAACAAAAGGAGAGAATGTTGGCACTAGCTGAGAGGTTGGGGTGGAGGATTCAAAAAGATGATGAAACAGCTGTGCAGCATTTCTGCAATGAGACTGGAGTGAAGAGGCATGTGCTTAAGGTTTGGATGCATAACAACAAGCACACTCTGGGTAAGAGACCCTAG
- the LOC110634468 gene encoding GLABRA2 expression modulator has translation MEQQPKAGTEQKKESTDQDQKPNSVPDPSTGDNHHAPNGNANKDSVSTGSDSETQGQGEGDQLQSPNRPGSARKSVHWSPELVTESHASQNKNGNDNVHFDGSNPYVSSSPGQLSSSFSFKDKMGTVRDVLVRWRRKMGETTRRAEDLAGNTWQHLKTAPSFTDAALGRIAQGTKVLAEGGYEKIFQQTFETVPEEQLQNSYACYLSTSAGPVMGILYVSTAKLAFCSDNPLSYKSGGQTEWSYYKVVIPLHQLQAVNPSSSRTNPAEKYIQIISVDNHEFWFMGFLNYDGAVKCLQDALQAHSLQSV, from the exons ATGGAGCAGCAGCCCAAGGCGGGGACAGAGCAGAAGAAGGAATCCACGGACCAGGATCAGAAGCCGAACTCCGTACCCGATCCGTCAACCGGAGATAATCATCATGCACCAAATGGAAATGCGAATAAGGACAGTGTCTCGACGGGATCGGATTCTGAGACGCAGGGTCAGGGTGAGGGTGATCAATTGCAATCTCCGAACCGTCCTGGGTCCGCAAGGAAATCGGTCCACTGGAGCCCCGAATTGGTCACTGAATCTCATGCTTCTCAGAACAAAAATGGCAATGACAACGTTCACTTTGACGGATCCAATCCCTACGTTTCTTCATCTCCTGGACAGCTCTCTTCATCATTTTCCTTCAAAG ATAAGATGGGAACCGTGCGGGATGTCCTAGTAAGATGGAGAAGAAAGATGGGAGAAACTACTAGGAGGGCTGAGGATCTCGCTGGGAACACATGGCAGCAct TGAAGACAGCACCTAGCTTTACAGATGCTGCATTGGGAAGAATTGCTCAGGGGACAAAGGTCCTCGCAGAAGGTGGTTACGAGAAGATCTTTCAACAGACATTTGAAACAGTTCCTGAGGAGCAACTCCAAAATTCTTATGCATGTTATTTATCAACATCAGCTGGTCCAGTAATGGGGATTTTATATGTATCTACAGCCAAGCTTGCATTTTGTAGTGACAATCCCCTTTCATATAAATCGGGTGGCCAAACTGAATGGAGCTATTATAAG GTGGTTATCCCATTGCATCAGCTTCAAGCTGTCAATCCTTCATCAAGTAGAACAAATCCTGCTGAGAAATACATTCAGATTATTTCTGTTGATAATCATGAATTTTGGTTCATGGGCTTCTTAAACTACGATGGTGCTGTGAAATGTCTACAGGATGCTTTGCAGGCCCATAGTCTACAGTCTGTGTGA